Proteins from a genomic interval of Yarrowia lipolytica chromosome 1E, complete sequence:
- a CDS encoding uncharacterized protein (Compare to YALI0E06809g, some similarities with uniprot|Q12057 Saccharomyces cerevisiae YOR104w, similar to Saccharomyces cerevisiae PIN2 (YOR104W); ancestral locus Anc_2.179): MAPMIQLCPQAMAQPLISFSKRGLAESAKSTGEAFKSWDTCMDNTFCKIVAIVGIVLGGMLVLWVLTAFFRCCFFGVSAFSACCALCSCCACCCNDKINREANQGNYAAANNPAMYPASNPYQAYNYQPQPVYGNQSNNNFAPDYYVNRSVDDTDYEMEKYPKINTYEVPAEQERTRF, translated from the coding sequence atggCTCCAATGATCCAACTCTGTCCACAGGCTATGGCCCAACCACTCATCAGCTTCTCAAAAAGAGGATTAGCAGAAAGTGCCAAATCAACTGGAGAAGCTTTCAAGAGCTGGGATACATGCATGGATAACACGTTTTGCAAGATTGTGGCGATTGTGGGAATTGTTCTGGGAGGAATGCTGGTTCTGTGGGTACTCACAGCCTTTTTCAGATGCTGCTTCTTTGGAGTATCTGCTTTCAGCGCCTGTTGTGCGCTGTGCTCTTGCTGTGCCTGCTGCTGTAACGATAAGATCAACAGAGAGGCCAACCAAGGTAACTACGCAGCAGCAAATAACCCAGCCATGTACCCAGCTTCAAATCCTTACCAGGCATACAATTATCAGCCACAGCCGGTTTACGGAAACCAGTCCAATAACAACTTTGCTCCTGACTATTATGTGAACAGGTCAGTGGACGATACAGACtacgagatggagaagtATCCAAAGATAAATACCTATGAGGTTCCTGCTGAACAGGAAAGAACAAGATTCTAA
- a CDS encoding uncharacterized protein (Compare to YALI0E06831g, uniprot|O74211 Yarrowia lipolytica Peroxin Peroxisome biogenesis factor 20): protein MASCGPSNALQNLSKHASADRSLQHDRMAPGGAPGAQRQQFRSQTQGGQLNNEFQQFAQAGPAHNSFEQSQMGPHFGQQHFGQPHQPQMGQHAPMAHGQQSDWAQSFSQLNLGPQTGPQHTQQSNWGQDFMRQSPQSHQVQPQMANGVMGSMSGMSSFGPMYSNSQLMNSTYGLQTEHQQTHKTETKSSQDAAFEAAFGAVEESITKTSDKGKEVEKDPMEQTYRYDQADALNRQAEHISDNISREEVDIKTDENGEFASIARQIASSLEEADKSKFEKSTFMNLMRRIGNHEVTLDGDKLVNKEGEDIREEVRDELLREGASQENGFQSEAQQTAPLPVHHEAPPPEQIHPHTETGDKQLEDPMVYIEQEAARRAAESGRTVEEEKLNFYSPFEYAQKLGPQGVAKQSNWEEDYDF from the coding sequence atgGCATCTTGCGGACCTTCTAACGCCCTACAAAACCTGTCGAAACATGCGTCAGCAGATCGATCGCTTCAGCATGACCGAATGGCCCCCGGTGGCGCTCCTGGCGCTCAGCGACAGCAGTTTCGATCTCAGACCCAAGGAGGACAGCTCAACAATGAGTTCCAGCAGTTTGCCCAAGCAGGACCGGCCCATAACTCATTTGAACAGTCTCAGATGGGCCCACATTTTGGCCAGCAACATTTTGGCCAGCCCCATCAACCCCAGATGGGTCAGCACGCCCCCATGGCACACGGTCAACAAAGTGACTGGGCCCAGTCTTTCAGTCAACTGAACCTGGGTCCTCAAACCGGCCCTCAGCATACTCAGCAGTCCAACTGGGGTCAAGATTTTATGCGACAAAGTCCCCAGTCACACCAGGTCCAGCCCCAGATGGCTAACGGTGTGATGGGCAGCATGTCTGGTATGTCCAGCTTTGGACCCATGTACTCCAACTCACAGCTCATGAACTCCACGTACGGCCTTCAAACCGAACATCAGCAGACACACAAGACGGAGACGAAGAGCTCCCAGGATGCAGCGTTCGAGGCCGCCTTTGGAGCAGTGGAGGAgtccatcaccaagacGTCagacaagggcaaggaggtggaaaaggACCCCATGGAGCAAACATACCGCTACGACCAGGCTGACGCTCTCAACCGACAGGCCGAGCACATTTCGGACAATATTTCGCGAGAAGAGGTGGATATCAAGACGGACGAGAACGGCGAGTTTGCATCGATTGCGCGCCAGATTGCGTCTTCGCTGGAAGAGGCCGATAAGTCGAAGTTTGAAAAGTCAACCTTCATGAACCTGATGCGGCGAATCGGCAACCACGAAGTCACTTTGGATGGAGACAAATTGGTCAACAAGGAAGGAGAGGACATCCGAGAGGAAGTCAGAGACGAGCTACTTCGAGAGGGTGCTTCTCAGGAGAATGGATTCCAGTCCGAGGCTCAACAGACTGCTCCCCTTCCTGTTCATCATGAAGCCCCTCCACCTGAACAAATTCATCCTCATACCGAGACTGGAGACAAACAGCTGGAGGATCCCATGGTGTACATTGAGCAGGAGGCAGCTCGTCGGGCTGCCGAGTCTGGACGAactgtcgaggaggaaaagcTCAACTTCTACTCGCCCTTTGAGTACGCCCAGAAGCTGGGCCCTCAGGGCGTTGCTAAGCAGAGCAACTGGGAGGAGGACTACGACTTTTGA
- a CDS encoding uncharacterized protein (Compare to YALI0E06853g, similar to Saccharomyces cerevisiae YGR235C; ancestral locus Anc_5.92, weakly similar to DEHA0E08393g Kluyveromyces lactis): protein MASRLFFKTATPLSFAAIAVASAPVAFAESPRRSIYDNDKKEEEIAPVPGTVETGKAREGDIEKFEKEHGVSVENVGGVTIKSPKALESNIKVAREWFADKVQQGNQYIDEAFNKYLAVENSVTKTVADLKSPQEDILPAGIYITVAALSGSILTRNRNILFRSAIPLAFGVAAFSYFLPQTAHNTGALVWKYEQKVPEVAKAHVDAKESVDSFAKNVRKALDDGKTSLESGVHSTRKFIADSTGLQLPDVDENDKKK, encoded by the exons ATGGCCAGCCGACTTTTTTTCAAG accGCAACTCCCCTGAGTTTCGCCGCAATTGCCGTGGCTTCTGCTCCCGTGGCCTTTGCTGAGTCGCCCCGACGATCCATCTACGACAAtgacaagaaggaagaagaaatcGCCCCTGTTCCCGGCACCGTTGAGACTGGCAAGGCCCGAGAGGGTGACATTGAGAAgtttgagaaggagcaCGGCGTTTCTGTGGAGAACGTCGGAGGAGTGACCATCAAGTCTcccaaggctctggagagcAACATCAAGGTGGCTCGAGAGTGGTTTGCCGACAAGGTGCAGCAGGGCAACCAGTACATCGATGAGGCCTTCAACAAGTACCTGGCCGTGGAGAACAGCGTCACCAAGACCGTGGCCGACCTCAAGTCTCCCCAGGAGGATATTCTGCCCGCCGGCATCTACATCACTGTTGCTGCTCTGTCCGGCTCCATTCTGACCCGAAACCGAAACATTCTGTTCCGATCCGCCATTCCTCTGGCCTTTGGTGTCGCTGCCTTCTCCTACTTCCTGCCCCAGACTGCCCACAACACCGGAGCTCTTGTGTGGAAGTACGAGCAGAAGGTGCCCGAGGTGGCCAAGGCCCACGTggacgccaaggagtcCGTGGACAGCTTCGCCAAGAACGTGCGAAAGGCCCTGGACGATGGAAAGACCTCTCTCGAGAGCGGAGTCCACAGCACACGAAAGTTCATTGCTGACAGCACCGGTCTGCAGCTTCCCGACgttgacgagaacgacaagaagaaatAG